From the Corythoichthys intestinalis isolate RoL2023-P3 chromosome 15, ASM3026506v1, whole genome shotgun sequence genome, one window contains:
- the hikeshi gene encoding protein Hikeshi — protein MFGCLVAGRLVQTDAVQVASDKFVFNLPEYEKVNHVVVFMLGTVPFPAGMGGAVYFSFPDPESGGPVWQLLGFIANDKPSAIFKISGLKAGQGGAHPFGAVASAAPSVAQVGISVEPLEQLAQQTPVSGAAASTADTLRLFTQKMLDSLYNFASSFAVTQEQMTPNPSESFVPASCILKWYDNFQRRMNQNPNFWKN, from the coding sequence ATGTTCGGCTGCTTGGTGGCCGGGCGCTTGGTGCAGACTGACGCGGTTCAGGTGGCCTCGGACAAATTTGTTTTCAACTTGCCGGAGTATGAGAAGGTGAACCACGTGGTGGTGTTCATGCTAGGCACCGTGCCCTTCCCGGCCGGCATGGGCGGCGCCGTCTACTTCTCTTTCCCGGACCCGGAGAGCGGCGGGCCGGTGTGGCAGCTGCTCGGCTTCATCGCCAACGACAAGCCGAGCGCCATCTTCAAGATCTCGGGCCTGAAGGCAGGCCAGGGCGGAGCGCACCCGTTCGGCGCGGTGGCCTCGGCCGCTCCCTCCGTTGCGCAGGTCGGCATCTCGGTAGAGccgctggagcagttggcccaaCAGACCCCGGTGTCCGGAGCGGCGGCGTCCACGGCAGACACGCTGCGGCTTTTCACGCAGAAGATGTTGGACAGTTTGTACAACTTCGCGTCGTCCTTCGCTGTCACGCAGGAGCAGATGACGCCCAACCCCAGCGAGAGCTTCGTCCCAGCCAGCTGCATCCTCAAGTGGTACGACAACTTCCAGAGACGCATGAACCAGAACCCCAACTTCTGGAAGAACTGA